In one window of Littorina saxatilis isolate snail1 linkage group LG11, US_GU_Lsax_2.0, whole genome shotgun sequence DNA:
- the LOC138980130 gene encoding uncharacterized protein has translation MGKKRVNKKVPPQQSAQQENSSTWLDAVKRLYPDMLHRTYCVPPVYFNRLRYKKVSFEGQHVFVHEHNAHVGPPTTRAIPSTSSSVPDALHILSTERTSQVRGEGSIHRTRSLDSKLTAPSTSKDIHHVTATTKRSASDPCGVAALSVEKLLKKSGVSTCVTQAGAANSSAYRSCISGSDTAKAGGVSPRASVSEPLRSVAPATASPNSSSCRPYTCGSKTSKTSGVGPCASFKQPVRPVAPEATTASCLARPPSTRGTSAACWKHPCAMWTEEPGPDSKRSPVIESDFQDDAAQQLVLRNLQELGELGDQEHKVMFILSQVNFSNYLNNPCYAAAAQQLPRPEDLGQQDCRGDFDIVIIHRQYGILVAEVKSVGRNTKSTDADVKKRVERAVKQLDKSRRMMSHLVGDIAPKMPVKTALILPYVSQTCLQRVLEADEQLKQSVQSCLEAESACTVVDMAKLCICSDALRDPQGPRENDPCILPTQLTNWWRCRMTCAVDNNMTDDVYTEIIARFVGPATTVSVYCVNCPIKEIRTEGQALSELGRRVARVVLTTDQLDLLNQALPRVFLAGPPGTGKTIVLVLVGLKWLRQREDVYVVSTRPGSLAVSSLIKHQLEKTLQEDNDATTSPGNVFLLHYDFYHCEPAVKKAVADLSVASKRGRELHILMDEPDFRDEILKPRYHEFFEALASRTTSFHMWVTSLVSTGSPSFLVPKMLTVPLRYLPVVHREIKINATKVNIEHSFVDYSVSSGPYPSDGPKVIYLNHHGDGHTTEWPEDCWQCGHNIGKVLIHRLHVGQTGSASTTDPAPLQFRDVFVLTRSVTLHDEVKDDAGNVTSEASGVIQGLRSEDIPVSVPAENYVRQMSETERQAWEREVESIAIAQNDVVTAAWYGDVRGLERNTVVWLPHRRLRVDDHFTDLQLELTDRVMIVSRATTQLIVVNRLDMACDQPALSK, from the exons AAGGTACCACCTCAGCAGAGCGCACAACAAGAAAACAGCAGTACTTGGCTGGATGCGGTGAAACGGCTTTACCCAGACATGTTGCATCGTACCTACTGTGTCCCCCCTGTGTACTTTAACCGCTTGCGCTACAAGAAAGTCTCATTCGAAGGACAGCACGTGTTTGTACATGAACACAATGCACACGTGGGGCCTCCCACAACACGTGCAATACCGAGTACATCAAGCAGCGTTCCTGATGCACTTCACATACTGTCAACAGAACGGACATCTCAAGTTCGTGGGGAAGGTTCCATACACAGAACCCGTTCTCTTGACTCCAAGCTGACAGCACCATCGACTTCTAAGGATATCCACCATGTAACTGCGACTACGAAGCGCTCAGCTTCAGACCCCTGTGGCGTTGCTGCTTTGTCAGTAGAAAAGTTGCTAAAGAAGAGTGGTGTTAGCACTTGTGTAACACAAGCAGGGGCAGCAAATTCTTCAGCTTACCGATCCTGCATAAGCGGTTCAGACACAGCAAAGGCAGGTGGTGTTAGTCCACGTGCTAGTGTCTCAGAGCCACTCCGCTCAGTGGCCCCAGCAACAGCATCGCCGAATTCATCATCTTGTCGACCATACACTTGTGGTTCAAAGACATCAAAGACAAGTGGTGTTGGTCCATGTGCCAGTTTCAAACAGCCAGTTCGCCCAGTAGCTCCAGAGGCAACTACAGCAAGTTGTTTAGCTCGCCCACCCTCCACGAGAGGTACCAGCGCTGCATGTTGGAAACACCCCTGCGCTATGTGGACTGAAGAGCCTGGGCCAGACAGCAAACGATCGCCCGTAATTGAGAGTGACTTTCAGGATGACGCTGCGCAGCAGCTGGTGCTGAGAAACCTGCAGGAGCTTGGAGAGCTGGGAGACCAAGAACACAAGGTGATGTTCATCCTGTCCCAGGTCAACTTCTCCAACTACCTCAACAACCCCTGCTACGCTGCAGCAGCCCAGCAACTCCCGCGTCCCGAGGATCTTGGCCAACAAGATTGCCGCGGTGACTTTGACATCGTCATCATCCATCGTCAGTACGGCATCCTAGTGGCAGAGGTCAAGTCTGTGGGTAGGAACACCAAAAGCACAGATGCCGATGTGAAGAAGAGGGTAGAGAGGGCAGTAAAACAACTGGACAAGTCCAGGCGAATGATGTCACACTTGGTTGGAGACATTGCCCCTAAGATGCCGGTGAAGACAGCGTTGATCCTGCCTTACGTCAGCCAGACCTGTTTGCAGCGTGTCTTGGAGGCAGATGAACAACTGAAGCAG AGTGTCCAAAGTTGCTTGGAAGCCGAATCCGCATGTACAGTGGTGGACATGGCAAAACTATGCATTTGTTCTGACGCTCTTCGAGACCCTCAGGGACCACGTGAGAATGACCCCTGCATTCTGCCCACACAGCTGACCAACTGGTGGAGATGCAGAATGACCTGTGCCGTGGACAACAACATGACAGATGATGTCTACACCGAAATAATAGCAAG atttgtgggcCCAGCGACAACAGTGAGTGTGTACTGCGTAAACTGCCCGATAAAAGAAATCCGCACAGAAGGTCAGGCATTGTCCGAGCTGGGAAGAAGGGTAGCGCGTGTGGTCCTTACTACAGACCAATTGGACTTACTGAACCAAGCGCTTCCTCGAGTTTTTCTCGCCGGGCCTCCAGGTACTGGCAAGACGATTGTGCTTGTTTTAGTAGGTCTGAAATGGTTGCGTCAACGTGAAGATGTCTACGTCGTCAGTACACGCCCGGGGAGCTTAGCAGTGTCCTCACTCATCAAGCATCAGTTGGAGAAGACTCTACAGGAAGACAACGATGCAACCACAAGTCCCGGGAATGTCTTTCTCCTGCATTATGACTTCTACCACTGTGAACCTGCTGTTAAGAAGGCTGTCGCAGATCTTTCAGTAGCGTCAAAGAGAGGAAGGGAGCTTCATATACTGATGGACGAGCCCGACTTCCGGGATGA GATTCTGAAACCACGATACCATGAGTTCTTCGAAGCCCTGGCAAGCAGAACAACAAGTTTCCACATGTGGGTCACCAGTCTCGTCAGCACGGGCTCACCGTCATTCCTTGTCCCCAAGATGCTGACAGTTCCGCTCCGTTATCTGCCTGTTGTCCACCGAGAGATCAAAATTAACGCAACCAAAGTGAACATCGAGCACTCATTCGTAGATTACAGTGTTAGCAGTGGTCCGTATCCAAGCGACGGTCCCAAGGTCATCTATCTCAATCACCATGGAGACGGGCACACCACAGAGTGGCCTGAGGACTGCTGGCAATGTGGCCACAACATAGGCAAGGTGCTAATTCATCGGCTGCATGTTGGTCAAACAG GTAGCGCAAGCACAACGGATCCTGCACCATTGCAGTTCAGAGACGTGTTCGTCTTGACAAGGAGCGTCACTCTGCACGATGAGGTCAAAGATGACGCAGGCAACGTGACGTCAGAAGCGAGTGGCGTCATCCAGGGTCTTCGATCTGAAGACATCCCGGTGAGCGTGCCAGCGGAGAACTACGTGCGCCAAATGTCGGAGACGGAGCGACAGGCCTGGGAGCGGGAGGTGGAGTCCATTGCCATAGCCCAGAATGACGTCGTGACTGCCGCCTGGTATGGTGACGTCAGAGGGCTGGAGAGAAATACCGTAGTATGGCTGCCTCACCGACGCCTCAGGGTTGACGATCATTTCACGGATCTGCAACTTGAGCTGACGGACAGGGTAATGATTGTGTCACGAGCCACCACGCAGCTCATCGTTGTGAACCGGCTCGACATGGCCTGTGATCAGCCAGCGTTATCAAAATGA